In Sphingobacterium thalpophilum, a genomic segment contains:
- a CDS encoding nitrogen regulatory IIA protein — protein MKKIRANLDRYFDKVDERWQKLPMRKQHQYTLYFFIGYLVLTAFVIGKVWYDTSKSENGMVIEHIENPVLKKDESPAKLRDTVSTILKNQFYERK, from the coding sequence ATGAAAAAAATAAGAGCAAATCTGGACAGATACTTTGACAAGGTCGATGAACGCTGGCAGAAATTACCAATGCGAAAACAACATCAATATACCCTTTATTTTTTTATAGGCTATCTGGTGTTAACAGCATTTGTGATTGGCAAAGTTTGGTACGACACTTCAAAGTCCGAAAACGGTATGGTCATCGAGCATATCGAAAATCCTGTCCTCAAAAAAGATGAAAGTCCTGCAAAATTGCGGGACACAGTATCAACAATTCTAAAAAATCAGTTTTATGAAAGAAAATGA
- a CDS encoding DUF3408 domain-containing protein, giving the protein MEKDNKRKATPDINEEMMMNLMVDGVKKDGIQLPPEPIEKMENEAVKQEEFSRNKPAQKEKNRTKKILDGSYGDHFLKTHSMTKRGDKSIYIRQEYHERLSRIIQVIGKDEIPLYAYLDNILEHHFEVFEKAIIDDFNEKYKPIF; this is encoded by the coding sequence ATGGAGAAAGATAATAAAAGAAAAGCTACGCCCGATATTAACGAGGAAATGATGATGAACTTGATGGTGGATGGCGTAAAAAAAGACGGAATACAGCTTCCTCCTGAACCCATTGAAAAAATGGAAAATGAGGCTGTAAAACAAGAAGAATTTTCAAGAAATAAACCTGCCCAAAAGGAAAAGAACCGAACAAAGAAAATTCTTGATGGAAGTTATGGCGACCATTTTTTGAAAACGCATTCGATGACAAAGCGTGGAGATAAAAGCATCTACATCCGGCAGGAATATCACGAACGATTATCCCGCATTATACAGGTTATAGGAAAAGATGAAATACCGCTGTATGCTTACCTTGATAATATTTTGGAGCATCATTTTGAAGTATTTGAGAAAGCCATTATAGACGATTTTAATGAGAAATATAAACCCATTTTTTAA
- a CDS encoding DUF4141 domain-containing protein codes for MKKLMYLVCTALMLAVAPSAKAQFVVTDPANLASGILNSANEIVQTSSTVSNVIKNFNEVKKVYEQGKEYYDKLKAVNNLVKDARKVQQTVLLVGDVSEMYVQNFGKMMNDPNFTPQELVAIGNGYSALLNESTELLKELKQIVSASSLSLNDKERMEVIDRVYKEVKDYHSLVRYYTNKNISVSYLRAKKKNDAKRVLDLYGTPNQKYW; via the coding sequence ATGAAAAAATTAATGTATTTGGTGTGTACGGCACTAATGTTAGCCGTAGCACCGTCAGCAAAAGCACAATTTGTAGTAACAGACCCTGCAAATCTGGCTTCAGGAATTCTTAACAGTGCGAATGAAATCGTGCAGACTTCTTCCACGGTAAGCAACGTGATTAAAAACTTCAATGAAGTAAAGAAAGTGTATGAGCAGGGTAAGGAATATTACGATAAGCTAAAGGCAGTAAACAATTTGGTTAAAGATGCTCGTAAAGTTCAGCAGACGGTTCTTTTAGTGGGCGATGTTTCGGAAATGTATGTTCAGAATTTCGGCAAAATGATGAACGACCCGAATTTCACACCACAAGAATTGGTAGCCATTGGCAATGGATATTCCGCACTTTTGAATGAAAGTACTGAACTTTTGAAAGAACTAAAACAGATTGTATCTGCATCCAGTCTATCCCTGAATGACAAGGAACGTATGGAAGTAATAGACCGTGTGTACAAAGAAGTAAAAGACTATCACAGCTTGGTTCGCTACTACACCAACAAAAACATATCTGTAAGCTATCTCAGAGCAAAGAAGAAAAACGATGCCAAAAGAGTGCTTGACCTTTATGGAACTCCCAACCAAAAATACTGGTAA
- a CDS encoding conjugal transfer protein TraD, with translation MEIVIVICLLIVIFLLVQDKIIINKKSKQKPTQEKINPNLPDIMGLPKPVRSLSMPNTANERQIEEDEINPDNLDIEYDENENVGIQIPQEELDEVFRNIPDLDEEEEEWNRYGISDGDDGFAQGVTFEELSSVGMLLQKEELEPAQKETAVDIVQRLQGTELFSLLESSIDGASRRIAELLDSTLTSETDARSSTLRKSDVSDFDIGEFV, from the coding sequence ATGGAAATAGTAATTGTAATATGCTTGCTGATTGTAATTTTCTTGCTTGTACAAGATAAAATCATCATCAATAAAAAGTCGAAACAAAAACCGACACAAGAAAAAATCAATCCAAATCTTCCTGATATTATGGGTCTGCCTAAGCCAGTAAGAAGCCTTTCGATGCCAAACACTGCCAATGAACGCCAAATTGAGGAAGACGAAATAAATCCTGATAATTTAGACATAGAATACGACGAAAATGAAAACGTAGGTATTCAAATTCCGCAGGAAGAGCTGGACGAAGTTTTCAGAAATATACCTGATTTGGATGAAGAGGAAGAGGAATGGAACAGGTACGGAATATCCGATGGCGATGACGGTTTTGCCCAAGGGGTTACCTTTGAAGAACTAAGCTCCGTGGGGATGTTGCTCCAAAAAGAAGAATTGGAACCAGCCCAAAAGGAAACAGCGGTAGATATAGTTCAAAGATTACAGGGAACCGAATTATTTAGTTTGCTGGAAAGTTCAATAGATGGTGCTTCCAGAAGAATTGCCGAGCTTTTGGACAGTACTCTCACTTCTGAGACGGATGCCCGTTCTTCCACTTTGCGGAAAAGTGATGTGAGTGATTTTGATATTGGGGAATTTGTGTGA
- a CDS encoding TraG family conjugative transposon ATPase, whose product MRNVAKTTTLENKFPLLAVENNCILSKDADITACFEVRLPELFTVAAAEYEAIHSAWHKAIKTLPDFTVVHKQDWYIKENYAPDLTEENQSFLAKSYQRHFNERPFLNHYCYLFLTKTSKERMRMQSNFSSLCKGSLIPKEIRDKEAIHRFMEAVSQFERIVNDSGFVSLQRLTEDDIIGTDEKQGLLEQYLTLSREVGTPMQDIALGSEEVRIGNKRLSLHTLSDTDDLPGAVSTDTRYEKLSTDRSDCRLSFAAPVGLMLSCNHIYNQYLFLDNSEDNLQKFEKSARNMHSLARYSRANQINKEWIEKYLNEAHSFGLASIRAHFNIMAWSDDPAELKQLKNDCGSALALMECKPRHNTTDVATLYWAGMPGNAADFPSEESFYTFIEPALCFFTEETNYHNSPSPFGIKMADRLTGKPIHLDISDLPMKRGIITNRNKFILGPSGSGKSFFTNHMVRQYYEQGAHVLLVDTGNSYQGLCELIKGKTKGEDGVYFTYTEDNPIAFNPFYTDDGVFDIEKRESIKTLILTLWKRDDEPPTRSEEVALSNAVSGYIERIKTTDDFPSFNGFYEYVKGDYRKVLERKEVREKDFDIANFLNVLEPYYKGGEYDYLLNSDKQLDLLTKRFIVFEIDAIKDHKILFPVVTIIIMEVFINKMRRLKGIRKLILIEEAWKAIAKEGMAEYIKYLFKTVRKFFGEAIVVTQEVDDIIQSPIVKESIINNSDCKILLDQRKYMNKFDDIQAMLGLTDKEKGQVLSINMNNDISRLYKEVWIGLGGTHSAVYATEVSLEEYLAYTTEETEKLEVMQLASELDDNVELAIKHIAMQRRDKVNQ is encoded by the coding sequence ATGAGAAATGTAGCAAAAACAACCACATTGGAAAACAAATTTCCTTTGTTAGCAGTAGAAAACAACTGCATCCTTTCAAAAGATGCAGACATTACTGCCTGTTTTGAAGTGCGATTGCCGGAACTCTTCACGGTAGCAGCGGCAGAATACGAAGCCATTCATTCCGCTTGGCACAAGGCGATTAAAACCTTACCAGATTTCACGGTGGTTCACAAACAGGATTGGTATATCAAGGAAAATTATGCGCCAGATTTGACAGAAGAAAACCAAAGTTTTTTGGCAAAATCCTATCAACGGCATTTCAACGAAAGACCTTTTTTAAATCACTATTGCTATTTGTTCCTTACCAAAACGAGCAAGGAAAGAATGCGTATGCAAAGCAACTTCAGCTCGCTTTGCAAAGGTTCTCTTATCCCGAAAGAAATTAGGGATAAAGAAGCGATACACCGATTTATGGAAGCAGTTTCACAGTTTGAGAGGATTGTAAACGATAGCGGATTTGTAAGCCTGCAACGCCTAACTGAAGATGACATCATCGGAACAGATGAAAAGCAAGGCTTGTTAGAACAGTATCTAACACTTTCAAGAGAAGTAGGTACGCCAATGCAGGACATCGCTCTCGGTTCCGAAGAGGTTCGTATCGGTAATAAAAGATTAAGCCTTCATACTTTGTCGGACACCGATGATTTGCCAGGAGCAGTTTCAACTGATACCCGTTACGAAAAATTATCTACCGACCGAAGTGATTGCCGACTGTCTTTTGCTGCCCCAGTAGGTTTGATGCTCAGCTGCAATCATATCTACAACCAATATTTGTTTTTGGATAACAGTGAAGACAACCTGCAAAAGTTTGAGAAATCTGCAAGGAATATGCACTCTTTGGCAAGGTACAGCCGTGCCAATCAAATTAACAAAGAATGGATAGAAAAATATCTGAACGAGGCTCACAGTTTCGGGCTGGCTTCTATTCGTGCGCATTTCAATATTATGGCGTGGTCAGATGACCCAGCTGAACTAAAGCAGTTGAAAAATGATTGCGGAAGTGCCTTGGCATTGATGGAATGTAAACCACGCCATAACACTACTGATGTAGCTACTTTGTATTGGGCAGGAATGCCGGGCAACGCTGCCGATTTTCCGAGTGAGGAAAGTTTTTACACCTTCATTGAACCAGCATTGTGCTTTTTTACGGAAGAAACCAATTACCACAATTCGCCTTCGCCATTCGGGATAAAAATGGCTGACCGATTGACCGGCAAACCTATTCATTTGGATATTTCGGATTTACCTATGAAACGTGGAATTATTACCAACCGTAACAAGTTTATCCTCGGTCCTTCGGGAAGCGGAAAATCCTTCTTTACAAACCATATGGTACGGCAGTATTACGAGCAAGGCGCTCACGTTTTGCTGGTGGATACGGGTAATTCTTATCAAGGTTTATGCGAACTTATCAAAGGTAAAACCAAAGGCGAAGACGGCGTTTATTTCACTTATACCGAAGATAATCCGATTGCATTTAATCCTTTCTACACAGATGATGGCGTTTTTGACATTGAGAAGCGTGAAAGTATCAAGACTTTGATACTGACCCTTTGGAAACGTGATGATGAACCACCAACTCGTTCGGAAGAAGTTGCCCTTTCTAATGCCGTAAGCGGATATATCGAACGGATAAAAACCACTGATGATTTCCCGTCTTTCAACGGTTTTTACGAATATGTAAAAGGCGATTACCGCAAGGTATTAGAAAGAAAAGAAGTCAGGGAAAAAGACTTTGATATTGCCAATTTTCTCAACGTGTTGGAACCTTATTACAAAGGTGGCGAATATGATTATTTGCTCAATTCTGACAAACAGTTAGACCTTCTTACAAAACGTTTTATCGTGTTTGAAATTGATGCGATTAAAGACCATAAAATCCTCTTTCCCGTGGTAACCATCATTATTATGGAAGTTTTCATTAATAAAATGAGAAGACTTAAAGGTATTCGAAAACTCATACTGATTGAAGAAGCGTGGAAAGCGATTGCCAAAGAAGGAATGGCAGAATACATCAAGTATTTGTTTAAAACCGTCCGTAAATTCTTCGGAGAAGCCATCGTCGTTACGCAGGAAGTTGATGACATCATTCAATCGCCTATCGTGAAAGAAAGTATCATCAATAATTCAGACTGTAAAATCCTTTTAGACCAACGCAAGTATATGAACAAGTTCGATGATATACAGGCAATGTTGGGACTGACGGATAAAGAGAAAGGGCAAGTACTTTCTATCAATATGAACAATGACATCAGCCGTCTGTACAAAGAGGTTTGGATAGGATTAGGTGGTACGCACTCGGCAGTTTATGCCACCGAAGTTAGCCTAGAGGAGTATCTCGCTTACACCACCGAAGAAACCGAAAAATTAGAAGTGATGCAACTCGCTTCTGAATTGGATGACAATGTAGAACTCGCCATCAAGCACATCGCAATGCAGCGACGTGATAAAGTAAATCAATAA
- the traK gene encoding conjugative transposon protein TraK, whose translation MEFKTLRNIENSFRQIRLYAIMFAVLCIGVVGFAVWQSYRFAEEQRQKIYVLDKGKSLMLALSQDASINRPVEAREHVRRFHELFFTLAPDKNAIESNMKRAFNLADKSAFDYYNDLSEKGYYNRIISGNVQQRIEVDSVVCNFDRHPYAVQTYAKQFIIRSSNVTRRNLITSCFLVNSVRSDNNPQGFNIEKFAVIENKDVEVIEK comes from the coding sequence ATGGAATTTAAAACGCTAAGAAATATAGAAAACAGCTTTCGGCAGATACGATTGTATGCCATTATGTTTGCCGTTCTCTGCATTGGCGTGGTAGGATTTGCCGTATGGCAGTCCTATCGCTTTGCAGAAGAGCAACGCCAGAAAATATATGTATTGGATAAGGGTAAATCTTTGATGCTTGCCTTATCGCAAGACGCAAGTATCAATCGCCCTGTGGAAGCAAGAGAACACGTCAGGCGTTTTCACGAATTGTTTTTCACGTTGGCTCCCGATAAAAATGCAATCGAAAGCAATATGAAAAGGGCATTCAACCTTGCCGATAAAAGTGCCTTTGATTATTACAATGACCTATCGGAAAAAGGCTACTACAACCGTATCATTTCGGGAAATGTGCAACAGCGCATAGAAGTAGACAGCGTGGTGTGCAACTTCGACAGACATCCTTATGCGGTTCAAACGTATGCCAAGCAATTCATCATCCGTTCCAGCAATGTAACCAGACGTAATCTGATAACTTCCTGCTTCCTTGTAAACTCGGTTCGCTCGGATAATAATCCGCAAGGCTTCAATATCGAAAAGTTTGCAGTCATCGAAAATAAAGATGTAGAAGTCATCGAAAAATAA
- a CDS encoding DUF5710 domain-containing protein, giving the protein MPLKINVPYSDKDSAKSKGAFWDVEQKTWFVPDHKDINDFQHWIDKSKVSVIIKSPVSIALNSSDCYKCANKTAVISLASNNFYYLNTDENEDEKWFRADGLSFFSMPVFIENEIAGKIKRLFPNYKIAYSKTAESSYWANHCEHCGALQGDFFLHSEPGGAFFPLEIEEYEQLTFITVPSKFDVEIDADYSWLSNADVIPKYAKSVSYEEFLEQQK; this is encoded by the coding sequence ATGCCATTAAAAATAAATGTACCCTACAGCGATAAAGACAGTGCCAAATCAAAAGGCGCTTTTTGGGATGTAGAACAAAAAACTTGGTTTGTTCCTGACCATAAGGATATTAATGATTTCCAGCACTGGATAGACAAATCAAAAGTATCGGTTATTATAAAATCGCCCGTATCAATTGCTTTAAATAGTAGTGATTGCTATAAATGTGCAAACAAAACTGCTGTCATTTCCTTAGCTTCAAATAATTTTTATTATTTGAATACCGACGAAAATGAGGATGAAAAATGGTTTCGAGCCGATGGATTGTCTTTTTTTAGTATGCCAGTATTCATCGAAAATGAAATTGCAGGTAAAATCAAAAGATTATTTCCAAATTATAAAATTGCATATTCTAAAACAGCGGAAAGTAGTTATTGGGCTAATCATTGTGAACATTGTGGAGCCTTGCAAGGCGATTTTTTTCTACATTCAGAACCGGGCGGCGCTTTCTTTCCTTTAGAAATAGAAGAATATGAACAATTAACTTTCATTACTGTTCCGTCAAAATTTGATGTAGAAATAGATGCTGATTATTCTTGGTTAAGCAATGCTGATGTCATTCCTAAATATGCCAAATCAGTATCCTACGAAGAATTTTTAGAGCAGCAAAAATAA
- a CDS encoding UvrD-helicase domain-containing protein: protein MFIWEKDSINKEQEDAILEDNSVLLIACPGSGKTRTLTFKIAYELSRLKSDKEFVIAITYTNRASDEIKERVELLGVDTSQLWIGTIHSFCMEWILKPYHLYSERLKNGFKVINSFDSEKILTELCKPYKEEKITYYDCGILAKTDNFYLTCLDTKKHNSLQKILGEYFAILEKNRQIDFEQILFYAYEILKSKPVVANILSKLFPFILIDEYQDTKEIQYHIISKILSVNKGNSKTLIVGDPNQSIYDSLGGYPMPKDELEKLLGFELTPLSLDKNYRSSSAIINYFDYYKTFDTPIVAFGNGKDYPSIITFNSVVSVDDLIEELAQLILYNVETAGISPNEICITAPQWVHIASITRKLIIRLPDFSFDGPGMAPFSRDIDNFWFKVSRVALTEPSPFMYVRRLRWSKEILNELDSAGVDVSNVSSKEFLRICNSFEINETDGLTYLKSFFNQICEKLKIVLPNFPLLDEHFNSFFASSESRIQRLIDEGNPYIGDIENFRKVFRQRDGITVSTIHGTKGEEYDAVIGFGLLDGYVPHFNDNNGIENSKKLLYVLASRARKNLHLISEKYRNVHKFYAPDGKPPTSHLLEYTYDYSFQKFEGMD, encoded by the coding sequence ATGTTTATTTGGGAAAAAGACAGTATCAATAAAGAACAGGAAGATGCAATTCTTGAAGATAATAGCGTACTTCTTATTGCTTGTCCCGGAAGCGGTAAAACGAGAACCCTTACATTCAAAATTGCTTATGAGTTAAGCAGGTTGAAATCAGACAAGGAATTCGTTATAGCCATAACCTACACTAATAGAGCTTCCGATGAGATAAAGGAGCGGGTTGAGTTATTAGGTGTCGATACGTCACAATTATGGATTGGCACTATCCATTCTTTTTGTATGGAATGGATTTTAAAGCCATATCATTTGTATTCTGAACGATTGAAGAACGGCTTTAAGGTTATCAATTCTTTTGACAGCGAAAAGATATTGACCGAATTATGCAAACCCTATAAAGAAGAAAAAATAACCTATTATGATTGTGGCATCCTTGCCAAAACTGATAATTTCTATTTGACCTGTTTAGACACAAAAAAACATAATTCGTTACAAAAAATTCTTGGGGAATATTTTGCAATCCTTGAAAAAAACCGACAGATTGATTTTGAACAAATTTTGTTTTACGCTTATGAAATACTCAAATCAAAACCAGTTGTAGCAAATATTCTATCCAAATTATTCCCTTTTATTTTAATTGATGAGTATCAGGATACTAAGGAAATACAGTATCACATCATATCCAAAATATTAAGCGTTAACAAAGGCAATTCAAAAACACTTATTGTTGGCGACCCAAACCAATCTATTTACGACTCGCTGGGAGGTTACCCAATGCCTAAAGATGAATTAGAAAAATTATTAGGATTTGAATTGACCCCATTAAGCTTAGATAAAAACTATAGGTCATCGTCGGCTATTATCAACTATTTTGATTATTATAAAACTTTCGACACTCCAATTGTTGCATTTGGTAATGGAAAAGATTATCCAAGTATAATTACATTTAATTCAGTTGTCTCAGTTGATGATTTAATTGAAGAATTAGCTCAGTTAATTTTGTACAATGTAGAAACAGCCGGAATTAGCCCAAACGAAATATGCATCACTGCTCCACAATGGGTACATATCGCAAGCATTACAAGAAAACTTATCATCAGACTTCCTGATTTCAGTTTTGACGGACCAGGAATGGCTCCTTTTTCTCGGGATATTGATAATTTTTGGTTCAAGGTTTCAAGAGTTGCATTGACGGAACCATCTCCTTTTATGTATGTAAGAAGGCTAAGGTGGAGTAAAGAAATATTAAATGAACTGGATAGTGCAGGTGTTGATGTTTCAAATGTAAGTAGTAAAGAATTTTTAAGAATTTGTAATTCTTTTGAGATAAACGAGACAGATGGTTTAACTTATTTAAAAAGTTTCTTTAATCAGATTTGTGAAAAGTTAAAAATTGTACTGCCCAATTTTCCCTTGTTAGATGAACATTTCAATTCATTTTTTGCAAGTTCTGAAAGTAGAATTCAGAGATTGATTGATGAAGGAAATCCATATATTGGGGATATTGAAAATTTCAGAAAAGTATTCAGACAGCGAGATGGAATTACTGTTTCCACAATACACGGAACTAAAGGTGAAGAATACGATGCAGTTATTGGCTTTGGCTTATTGGACGGTTATGTTCCTCATTTTAATGATAATAATGGTATTGAAAATTCAAAGAAACTCTTGTATGTATTAGCTTCGAGAGCAAGAAAAAATTTACATCTTATTTCTGAAAAATATAGAAATGTTCATAAGTTTTATGCGCCAGATGGAAAGCCCCCAACCTCACATTTGCTTGAATATACTTATGATTATTCTTTCCAAAAATTTGAAGGGATGGATTGA
- a CDS encoding ATP-dependent endonuclease, translating to MGAENINQVQRYLDAVRTNLLFAKGVILVEGDAEEILIPIIVKKVLGISLDELGISLINIRSTGFENVAQLFHNDRIQRKCAILTDLDDAICDTTENAGDSDALKKYKKKVAGSKQKGLERKTKLDAFEAGNTWVKAFYAKHTFEVDFISEGNAWEVERIIKKVYIDPATRTQAKTDIESADVAIYGKRVLTMAKQEGKGWFAIMLGKHISYKTEIPAYILDAILFAKETYSSNIVADIIQYRMNKHFEADNALDFTSCKAELLKYRNGTNKLEDLAFDFDLVLPDDQILILIDKLK from the coding sequence TTGGGGGCAGAAAACATCAATCAGGTACAACGTTACTTGGATGCGGTAAGAACCAACTTGCTCTTTGCTAAAGGTGTGATTTTGGTAGAAGGCGATGCCGAAGAAATTCTAATCCCAATTATAGTAAAGAAAGTTTTGGGGATAAGCTTGGACGAGTTGGGAATAAGTTTGATAAACATTAGAAGCACTGGGTTTGAAAATGTTGCGCAACTTTTCCATAATGACAGGATACAACGTAAATGTGCTATCCTCACAGATTTAGATGATGCTATCTGCGATACTACTGAAAATGCTGGCGACAGTGATGCTTTGAAAAAGTATAAGAAAAAAGTAGCCGGTTCTAAGCAAAAAGGGCTGGAAAGAAAAACAAAATTAGATGCATTTGAAGCAGGTAATACGTGGGTCAAAGCATTTTATGCGAAGCACACTTTTGAAGTAGATTTTATTTCAGAAGGAAACGCTTGGGAAGTGGAGAGGATTATTAAAAAAGTCTATATTGACCCAGCAACACGTACGCAAGCAAAAACGGATATCGAAAGTGCCGATGTGGCTATTTATGGTAAGCGGGTGCTTACAATGGCAAAACAGGAAGGAAAAGGTTGGTTTGCAATTATGCTAGGCAAACATATTTCTTATAAAACTGAAATCCCAGCTTACATTCTTGATGCTATCCTTTTTGCAAAAGAAACCTATTCTTCAAACATAGTTGCAGACATTATCCAATATAGAATGAATAAACATTTTGAAGCTGATAATGCCCTCGATTTTACAAGTTGTAAAGCGGAACTTTTGAAATATAGAAATGGAACAAATAAATTGGAAGACTTAGCTTTTGACTTTGACCTTGTACTGCCAGACGACCAAATTTTAATACTAATAGATAAACTGAAGTAG
- a CDS encoding DUF4133 domain-containing protein, protein MNYNINKGIGRTVEFKGLKAQYLFIFAGGLLGTLILVMILYMAGVNTYFCLFLGAGGSSLIVWQTFSLNRKYGEHGLMKIGAKKRHPKYIICRKLVHRYLKFNPKQNIV, encoded by the coding sequence ATGAATTACAATATCAACAAAGGCATCGGAAGAACGGTGGAATTTAAAGGGCTGAAAGCACAGTATCTGTTCATTTTCGCAGGCGGATTACTGGGTACGCTTATTCTCGTAATGATACTGTATATGGCAGGTGTAAACACTTACTTCTGTCTGTTTCTTGGTGCGGGCGGTTCTTCGCTGATAGTGTGGCAAACCTTTTCGCTCAACAGAAAATACGGCGAACACGGATTAATGAAAATCGGGGCAAAAAAAAGACATCCCAAATACATCATCTGCCGCAAGCTCGTGCACCGCTATCTGAAATTCAATCCTAAACAAAATATCGTATGA
- the traJ gene encoding conjugative transposon protein TraJ yields the protein MEWNNLHEVLRSLYDDMMPLAADMAAVAKGLAGLGALFYVALKVWQALSRAEPIDVFPLLRPFALGLCIMFFPTIVLGTINAVLSPVVTGTHSILENQVLDLNKLQQQKDQLEYEAMVRNPETAFMVSDEEFDKKLDELGWSPSDIGTMAGMYMDRQAYQIEKAIKDWFRNLLEVLFQAAALVIDTIRTFFLIVLSILGPIAFAISVWDGFQSTLTQWITRYVSVYLWLPVSDLFSSMLARIQSLILERDIEMLSDPTFIPDTSNTVYIIFMIIGIVGYFTIPTVTGWIIQAGGAGNFTRNVNQTAMKAGNLAGAGAGSTVGNISGQLLK from the coding sequence ATGGAATGGAATAATCTTCACGAAGTTCTTCGTTCGCTATACGATGATATGATGCCGCTTGCGGCAGATATGGCAGCAGTAGCAAAAGGTCTCGCAGGATTGGGTGCTTTGTTTTATGTAGCACTAAAAGTTTGGCAGGCATTGAGCCGTGCCGAACCCATAGATGTGTTTCCATTGTTGCGACCGTTCGCTTTGGGACTTTGCATTATGTTTTTCCCAACTATCGTGTTGGGAACCATCAATGCGGTTTTAAGTCCTGTTGTTACAGGAACGCACTCAATTCTTGAAAACCAAGTGCTTGACCTCAACAAACTGCAACAGCAAAAAGACCAATTGGAATATGAAGCGATGGTCAGAAATCCTGAAACCGCTTTTATGGTATCGGATGAAGAGTTTGACAAAAAGCTGGACGAATTGGGATGGTCGCCATCCGACATTGGAACAATGGCGGGAATGTATATGGACAGGCAGGCATATCAGATAGAAAAAGCTATCAAAGACTGGTTCCGCAATTTGTTGGAAGTCCTTTTTCAGGCAGCCGCATTGGTTATAGATACCATAAGGACATTTTTCCTGATTGTGCTATCAATACTCGGACCCATCGCTTTTGCGATTTCTGTCTGGGATGGTTTTCAATCCACACTTACGCAATGGATTACAAGATACGTTAGTGTTTATCTATGGTTACCAGTTTCAGATTTATTCAGTTCTATGCTGGCAAGAATACAATCGTTGATTTTGGAACGGGATATAGAAATGTTGTCCGACCCAACTTTCATTCCTGATACTTCCAATACTGTTTACATCATTTTTATGATTATCGGTATTGTGGGATATTTTACTATTCCAACAGTTACAGGATGGATTATCCAAGCCGGTGGGGCAGGAAACTTTACACGAAATGTAAACCAAACGGCAATGAAAGCTGGAAATCTCGCAGGAGCAGGAGCCGGTTCTACCGTAGGAAACATTAGCGGTCAATTACTCAAATAA
- a CDS encoding DUF4134 domain-containing protein, protein MEKQRKKVLLAAVAMLSGIGAFAQGNGVGGINEATQMVTSYFDPATQLIYAIGAVVGLIGGVKVYNKFSSGDPDTSKTAASWFGACIFLIVAATILRSFFL, encoded by the coding sequence ATGGAAAAACAAAGAAAAAAAGTTTTGCTGGCAGCCGTGGCTATGCTGTCAGGAATTGGTGCGTTCGCACAGGGAAACGGTGTGGGCGGCATCAACGAGGCTACGCAAATGGTAACTTCTTATTTCGACCCCGCAACTCAATTGATTTACGCTATCGGTGCAGTCGTAGGGTTAATAGGCGGCGTTAAAGTGTACAACAAGTTTAGTTCGGGCGACCCCGACACAAGCAAAACGGCAGCTTCGTGGTTTGGTGCGTGTATCTTCTTGATTGTGGCGGCTACTATCCTGCGTTCATTCTTCCTATAA